TTTCCCGGATCGCAACTCATTGCAAATCCTCAGGATGCGGCTGACCGCATCGTTGATCTCAGAGTGTGTCGTTTGCTGCCCCAAACTGAACCTCAGCGAACTGTCCAAAATCGGCCGCGGACAGCGCATAGCCAGGAGCGTGGTCGAAGGCTCAGAAGACCCACTCGCGCAGGCCGAACCGGTGGAACAGGCAACGCCGGCCAGGTCGAGCGCCATCATCAGGGCCTGTCGATCGAGCCCCGGAAACGACACGTTGCTCGTTTGCGGAACGCGCTCCGCCGGACTCCCGTTTATCACCAAGTCTGGCCATCCGCCGCGAAGCTGCAACTCGAACTCATCGCGCAAGTCAGTCATACGGCGGCCGATCGCGTTCCGTTGGGGATGCCAATTTTCCAGGGCCATTTGCAGCCCGGCGGCTAGCGCGACTGGCTCGGTGCCCGGGCGTGCTCCCGCTTGCTGAAATCCGCCATGTAACAGCGGTGCAATCTTCGCGTCGTGCCGCACCAGCAAAGCGCCAATTCCAGGTGGTCCGTGAAATTTGTGGGCGCTGAGCGTCATGGCCGCAGCGTTGATGTGCTGGAAGTCGACCGCGATTTTGCCCACTGCTTGCACTGCATCGGTATGAAGCAGAACCCCCCGATCCGCGCACAACTGCGCGGCGCGAGCGACAGGCTGCACGACACCAGTCTCGTTGTTCGCCAACACGATGCTGACCAACCGGGTATTGGGACGTAGCAGATCCGGTAGAAGCTCGACATGAACGACTCCCTTGTCCGAGACCGGTAAAATATCGACATCCCATCCAAGCCGCCGCAGATGCGCCGCGGGGGCTGCGACCGAGGGATGCTCGATTGCCGACACGATCATGTGAGCGGGGGACGGCCCTGCCAGACCGAGAATGGCCAGGTTGTTGGCCTCGGTGCCGCCGCTGGTGAAAATGATCTGATCCGCGTATGTCGCGTCGCATCGCGCGCCCAGGAT
The nucleotide sequence above comes from Pirellulales bacterium. Encoded proteins:
- a CDS encoding cysteine desulfurase family protein, whose translation is MTATPTTIYLDHNATTPMLPQAADAVAAVYRSAAANPASQHTSGRYARRILEGARDSVAAILGARCDATYADQIIFTSGGTEANNLAILGLAGPSPAHMIVSAIEHPSVAAPAAHLRRLGWDVDILPVSDKGVVHVELLPDLLRPNTRLVSIVLANNETGVVQPVARAAQLCADRGVLLHTDAVQAVGKIAVDFQHINAAAMTLSAHKFHGPPGIGALLVRHDAKIAPLLHGGFQQAGARPGTEPVALAAGLQMALENWHPQRNAIGRRMTDLRDEFELQLRGGWPDLVINGSPAERVPQTSNVSFPGLDRQALMMALDLAGVACSTGSACASGSSEPSTTLLAMRCPRPILDSSLRFSLGQQTTHSEINDAVSRILRICNELRSGKMGRKSPLCRSP